Proteins from a single region of Oreochromis niloticus isolate F11D_XX linkage group LG7, O_niloticus_UMD_NMBU, whole genome shotgun sequence:
- the dyrk4 gene encoding dual specificity tyrosine-phosphorylation-regulated kinase 4 isoform X1, translating to MSTPNKSSEKRNGPKNKLDKILKERKCTFPLLIKTSRPEAFPHPHRLPAEGNRIGTNRPCSQKFNSSVGTLPQLEPPVVQVMVSNAKNQQQQSDSILPQIASKGGPNNYQTQSDERPKPTQQFTTRFGTTADRVSVSRNSRIFINKLEKEKAYEGQKLPMSPLEALKNFQDRLTEFEKEEIMDYSEIWFLGLGSQKIEGSQGAPQNSGYDDEHGSYIRVLHDHIAYRFEVLEVIGKGSFGQVLKCLDHKNNELVAIKIIRNKKRFHHQALVELKILDVIKRKDKDNLHNVIHMKEYFYFRNHLCISFELLGVNLYELIKKNNFQGFSLALIRRFTHALLRCLQMLHREKIIHCDLKPENILLSQRGPGNIKVVDFGSSCYEQQRVYTYIQSRFYRSPEVILGHPYSMAIDMWSLGCILAELYTGYPLFPGESEVEQIACIMEVLGMPPNDFVQSASRRRLFFDSKGNPRNITNSKGKKRRPSSKELSAVLKTNDAVFLDFIKRCLSWDPSKRMTPDEGLQHEWILQGNFNKVRTRTKPAAKKTSDSSTSTDKQANSHPAETVSSESNSSDKLKKDSSETGTKMAPAERLRPIGASAEEEVCESEGKLSTDTKRQECSGERPIHIIIKPQEEDDTERKDIQEPSQDLSPAV from the exons ACATCACGACCAGAGGCCTTCCCTCACCCTCACAGGCTCCCAGCAGAAGGCAACCGTATTGGAACAAATCGTCCCTGCTCACAG AAGTTTAATTCCAGTGTGGGGACTCTGCCTCAGCTCGAGCCACCAGTGGTCCAGGTGATGGTTAGCAATGCCaaaaaccagcagcagcagtcagaCAGCATCTTGCCCCAAATTGCCAGCAAAGGGGGTCCAAACAACTATCAGACACAATCG GACGAGAGGCCAAAGCCCACTCAGCAGTTCACCACACGGTTCGGTACAACAGCTGATAGAGTGTCAGTGTCTCGCAACAGCAGGATTTTCATCAACAAGctggagaaagagaaagcataCGAGGGTCAAAAGTTACCCATGTCACCTTTAG AAGCATTGAAGAACTTCCAGGATCGCCTGACGGAGTTTGAAAAGGAGGAAATCATGGATTATTCTGAGATCTGGTTCCTTGGTTTGGGTTCCCAGAAAATCGAGGGTTCCCAAGGAGCTCCACAGAACTCAGGATATGATGATGAACACGGAAGCTACATCAGG GTGTTGCACGACCACATTGCCTACAGGTTCGAAGTGCTGGAAGTGATTGGGAAAGGCTCCTTCGGACAGGTCCTAAAATGCCTGGATCACAAGAACAATGAACTTGTAGCCATAAAGATAATCCGCAATAAGAAAAG GTTTCATCACCAGGCTCTCGTGGAGCTGAAGATCTTGGACGTGATAAAGAGGAAAGACAAAGACAACCTCCACAATGTCATCCACATGAAGGAGTACTTCTACTTCCGAAATCACCTTTGCATCTCCTTTGAGCTTCTGGG GGTGAACTTGTACgagctcattaaaaaaaacaacttccagGGCTTCAGCCTCGCCCTTATCCGGCGTTTCACTCATGCGCTTCTCAGGTGCCTGCAGATGCTGCACAGGGAGAAGATAATCCACTGTGACCTCAAACCG GAGAACATCCTTCTCTCTCAAAGAGGGCCAGGCAACATCAAGGTGGTCGACTTTGGATCAAGCTGCTATGAACAACAAAGAG TGTACACATATATCCAGAGTCGCTTCTACCGCTCTCCAGAGGTCATCCTGGGTCACCCTTACAGCATGGCCATCGATATGTGGAGTCTGGGCTGCATCCTAGCTGAGCTTTACACAGGCTATCCTCTCTTCCCTGGAGAGAGTGAAGTGGAGCAGATAGCTTGCATAATGGAG GTCCTTGGAATGCCTCCAAATGATTTTGTTCAGTCAGCATCGAGAAGGAGGTTGTTCTTTG ACTCTAAAGGAAACCCAAGAAACATCACTAACAGCAAGGGGAAGAAACGGAGACCCAGTTCCAAAGAGCTTTCAGCTGTGCTGAAAACGAATGATGCTGTCTTCTTAGACTTCATCAAACGCTGCCTCAG CTGGGATCCAAGTAAGCGCATGACTCCTGATGAGGGGTTACAGCATGAGTGGATCCTACAAGGAAATTTCAACAAAGTCCGGACCAGAACCAAGCCTGCAGCCAAGAAGACATCAGACAGTTCGACCAGCACAGACAAACAAGCTAACAGCCATCCTG CAGAGACGGTCAGCTCGGAAAGCAACAGCAGCGACAAGCTGAAGAAAGACAGTTCAGAAACCGGAACAAAGATGGCTCCCGCAGAGCGTCTGCGTCCCATTGGGGCCTCAGCAGAAGAGGAGGTGTGTGAAAGTGAAGGCAAGCTGTCCACAGATACCAAGCGACAGGAATGCAGTGGAGAAAGGCCCATACACATCATCATCAAACCTCAAGAGGAAGACGACACAGAGAGGAAAGATATTCAGGAGCCATCTCAGGATTTGTCACCTGCTGTCTAA
- the ndufa9a gene encoding NADH dehydrogenase [ubiquinone] 1 alpha subcomplex subunit 9, mitochondrial, giving the protein MATVTLVSRPASVLSKISSNSYPALLSAASVTTVQQRKLHHALIPKGKGGRSSFSGIAATVFGATGFLGRYVVNRLGRIGSQIIIPHRCDQYDLMHFRPMGDLGQIIFLEWDARNKDSIKRAMEHSDVVINLVGREWETRNFRFEDVFVTIPQQIARAAREAGITKFVHMSHLNADIRSPSKYLRNKAVGETAVREEFPDAIIMKPSEMFGREDRFFNYYANMRWFGNAVPLIALGKKTVKQPVHVVDVAKAIISAIRDPDANGKTYALVGPNRYLLHDLVEYIYAVAHRPFVPYPLPRPLFHLAAQLFAMNPFEPWTTPDKVDRFHTTDMKYPGLPGLEDLGITASSVEQKAIEILRRHRRFRYLEAELDETKPAKTVNY; this is encoded by the exons ATGGCGACCGTAACGCTGGTTAGCCGTCCTGCGAGTGTCCTTTCAAAGATTTCAA GCAACTCCTACCCTGCTTTGTTGTCAGCTGCGTCTGTCACCACAGTCCAGCAGAGGAAGTTGCACCATGCTCTCATCCCTAAAGGGAAAGGAGGACGCTCCTCTTTTAGTGGAATAGCTGCCACGGTGTTTGGTGCCACAGGTTTCCTAGGACGATACGTAGTCAATAGGCTGG GTCGGATTGGCTCTCAGATTATAATCCCTCATCGCTGTGATCAGTATGACCTCATGCACTTCAGGCCCATGGGTGATCTTGGGCAAATCATCTTTTTG GAGTGGGATGCCAGGAACAAAGACTCCATTAAACGGGCTATGGAGCACTCAGATGTTGTCATCAATCTGGTGGGCAGAGAGTGGGAGACGAG GAACTTTCGCTTTGAGGACGTGTTTGTTACCATCCCACAGCAGATTGCCAGGGCAGCCAGAGAAGCCGGCATCACAAAGTTCGTCCACATGTCGCACCTCAACGCTGACATCCGCAGCCCCTCAAAATACCTGAGGAACAAG GCTGTAGGAGAGACTGCAGTAAGGGAAGAGTTTCCTGATGCCATCATCATGAAGCCCTCTGAGATGTTTGGGAGGGAGGACAGATTCTTTAACTATTACGCAA ATATGCGCTGGTTTGGAAATGCCGTTCCTCTTATTGCCCTCGGGAAAAAGACGGTGAAGCAGCCTGTTCAT GTGGTGGATGTGGCTAAGGCCATCATCAGTGCTATCAGAGACCCTGATGCTAATGGAAAGACATATGCACTTGTTGG ACCCAATCGTTACCTCCTTCATGACCTGGTGGAGTACATTTACGCAGTGGCGCACAGACCTTTTGTGCCCTACCCTCTGCCTCGCCCACTTTTTCA CCTGGCTGCCCAGTTGTTTGCAATGAATCCTTTTGAGCCCTGGACAACCCCAGACAAAGTGGATAGG TTTCACACAACAGACATGAAGTACCCGGGACTCCCGGGTCTGGAGGATCTCGGCATCACTGCTTCCAGTGTAGAGCAAAAGGCTATTGAGATTTTGCGTCGCCACCGCCGCTTCCGTTACCTGGAAGCAGAACTGGATGAGACGAAGCCGGCCAAGACCGTCAACTATTAA
- the dyrk4 gene encoding dual specificity tyrosine-phosphorylation-regulated kinase 4 isoform X4, producing the protein MLPEINNKTSRPEAFPHPHRLPAEGNRIGTNRPCSQKFNSSVGTLPQLEPPVVQVMVSNAKNQQQQSDSILPQIASKGGPNNYQTQSDERPKPTQQFTTRFGTTADRVSVSRNSRIFINKLEKEKAYEGQKLPMSPLEALKNFQDRLTEFEKEEIMDYSEIWFLGLGSQKIEGSQGAPQNSGYDDEHGSYIRVLHDHIAYRFEVLEVIGKGSFGQVLKCLDHKNNELVAIKIIRNKKRFHHQALVELKILDVIKRKDKDNLHNVIHMKEYFYFRNHLCISFELLGVNLYELIKKNNFQGFSLALIRRFTHALLRCLQMLHREKIIHCDLKPENILLSQRGPGNIKVVDFGSSCYEQQRVYTYIQSRFYRSPEVILGHPYSMAIDMWSLGCILAELYTGYPLFPGESEVEQIACIMEVLGMPPNDFVQSASRRRLFFDSKGNPRNITNSKGKKRRPSSKELSAVLKTNDAVFLDFIKRCLSWDPSKRMTPDEGLQHEWILQGNFNKVRTRTKPAAKKTSDSSTSTDKQANSHPAETVSSESNSSDKLKKDSSETGTKMAPAERLRPIGASAEEEVCESEGKLSTDTKRQECSGERPIHIIIKPQEEDDTERKDIQEPSQDLSPAV; encoded by the exons ATGTTGCCAGAAATAAATAACAAG ACATCACGACCAGAGGCCTTCCCTCACCCTCACAGGCTCCCAGCAGAAGGCAACCGTATTGGAACAAATCGTCCCTGCTCACAG AAGTTTAATTCCAGTGTGGGGACTCTGCCTCAGCTCGAGCCACCAGTGGTCCAGGTGATGGTTAGCAATGCCaaaaaccagcagcagcagtcagaCAGCATCTTGCCCCAAATTGCCAGCAAAGGGGGTCCAAACAACTATCAGACACAATCG GACGAGAGGCCAAAGCCCACTCAGCAGTTCACCACACGGTTCGGTACAACAGCTGATAGAGTGTCAGTGTCTCGCAACAGCAGGATTTTCATCAACAAGctggagaaagagaaagcataCGAGGGTCAAAAGTTACCCATGTCACCTTTAG AAGCATTGAAGAACTTCCAGGATCGCCTGACGGAGTTTGAAAAGGAGGAAATCATGGATTATTCTGAGATCTGGTTCCTTGGTTTGGGTTCCCAGAAAATCGAGGGTTCCCAAGGAGCTCCACAGAACTCAGGATATGATGATGAACACGGAAGCTACATCAGG GTGTTGCACGACCACATTGCCTACAGGTTCGAAGTGCTGGAAGTGATTGGGAAAGGCTCCTTCGGACAGGTCCTAAAATGCCTGGATCACAAGAACAATGAACTTGTAGCCATAAAGATAATCCGCAATAAGAAAAG GTTTCATCACCAGGCTCTCGTGGAGCTGAAGATCTTGGACGTGATAAAGAGGAAAGACAAAGACAACCTCCACAATGTCATCCACATGAAGGAGTACTTCTACTTCCGAAATCACCTTTGCATCTCCTTTGAGCTTCTGGG GGTGAACTTGTACgagctcattaaaaaaaacaacttccagGGCTTCAGCCTCGCCCTTATCCGGCGTTTCACTCATGCGCTTCTCAGGTGCCTGCAGATGCTGCACAGGGAGAAGATAATCCACTGTGACCTCAAACCG GAGAACATCCTTCTCTCTCAAAGAGGGCCAGGCAACATCAAGGTGGTCGACTTTGGATCAAGCTGCTATGAACAACAAAGAG TGTACACATATATCCAGAGTCGCTTCTACCGCTCTCCAGAGGTCATCCTGGGTCACCCTTACAGCATGGCCATCGATATGTGGAGTCTGGGCTGCATCCTAGCTGAGCTTTACACAGGCTATCCTCTCTTCCCTGGAGAGAGTGAAGTGGAGCAGATAGCTTGCATAATGGAG GTCCTTGGAATGCCTCCAAATGATTTTGTTCAGTCAGCATCGAGAAGGAGGTTGTTCTTTG ACTCTAAAGGAAACCCAAGAAACATCACTAACAGCAAGGGGAAGAAACGGAGACCCAGTTCCAAAGAGCTTTCAGCTGTGCTGAAAACGAATGATGCTGTCTTCTTAGACTTCATCAAACGCTGCCTCAG CTGGGATCCAAGTAAGCGCATGACTCCTGATGAGGGGTTACAGCATGAGTGGATCCTACAAGGAAATTTCAACAAAGTCCGGACCAGAACCAAGCCTGCAGCCAAGAAGACATCAGACAGTTCGACCAGCACAGACAAACAAGCTAACAGCCATCCTG CAGAGACGGTCAGCTCGGAAAGCAACAGCAGCGACAAGCTGAAGAAAGACAGTTCAGAAACCGGAACAAAGATGGCTCCCGCAGAGCGTCTGCGTCCCATTGGGGCCTCAGCAGAAGAGGAGGTGTGTGAAAGTGAAGGCAAGCTGTCCACAGATACCAAGCGACAGGAATGCAGTGGAGAAAGGCCCATACACATCATCATCAAACCTCAAGAGGAAGACGACACAGAGAGGAAAGATATTCAGGAGCCATCTCAGGATTTGTCACCTGCTGTCTAA
- the dyrk4 gene encoding dual specificity tyrosine-phosphorylation-regulated kinase 4 isoform X2 encodes MSTPNKSSEKRNGPKNKLDKILKERKCTFPLLIKTSRPEAFPHPHRLPAEGNRIGTNRPCSQKFNSSVGTLPQLEPPVVQVMVSNAKNQQQQSDSILPQIASKGGPNNYQTQSDERPKPTQQFTTRFGTTADRVSVSRNSRIFINKLEKEKAYEGQKLPMSPLEALKNFQDRLTEFEKEEIMDYSEIWFLGLGSQKIEGSQGAPQNSGYDDEHGSYIRVLHDHIAYRFEVLEVIGKGSFGQVLKCLDHKNNELVAIKIIRNKKRFHHQALVELKILDVIKRKDKDNLHNVIHMKEYFYFRNHLCISFELLGVNLYELIKKNNFQGFSLALIRRFTHALLRCLQMLHREKIIHCDLKPENILLSQRGPGNIKVVDFGSSCYEQQRVYTYIQSRFYRSPEVILGHPYSMAIDMWSLGCILAELYTGYPLFPGESEVEQIACIMEVLGMPPNDFVQSASRRRLFFDSKGNPRNITNSKGKKRRPSSKELSAVLKTNDAVFLDFIKRCLSWDPSKRMTPDEGLQHEWILQGNFNKVRTRTKPAAKKTSDSSTSTDKQANSHPETVSSESNSSDKLKKDSSETGTKMAPAERLRPIGASAEEEVCESEGKLSTDTKRQECSGERPIHIIIKPQEEDDTERKDIQEPSQDLSPAV; translated from the exons ACATCACGACCAGAGGCCTTCCCTCACCCTCACAGGCTCCCAGCAGAAGGCAACCGTATTGGAACAAATCGTCCCTGCTCACAG AAGTTTAATTCCAGTGTGGGGACTCTGCCTCAGCTCGAGCCACCAGTGGTCCAGGTGATGGTTAGCAATGCCaaaaaccagcagcagcagtcagaCAGCATCTTGCCCCAAATTGCCAGCAAAGGGGGTCCAAACAACTATCAGACACAATCG GACGAGAGGCCAAAGCCCACTCAGCAGTTCACCACACGGTTCGGTACAACAGCTGATAGAGTGTCAGTGTCTCGCAACAGCAGGATTTTCATCAACAAGctggagaaagagaaagcataCGAGGGTCAAAAGTTACCCATGTCACCTTTAG AAGCATTGAAGAACTTCCAGGATCGCCTGACGGAGTTTGAAAAGGAGGAAATCATGGATTATTCTGAGATCTGGTTCCTTGGTTTGGGTTCCCAGAAAATCGAGGGTTCCCAAGGAGCTCCACAGAACTCAGGATATGATGATGAACACGGAAGCTACATCAGG GTGTTGCACGACCACATTGCCTACAGGTTCGAAGTGCTGGAAGTGATTGGGAAAGGCTCCTTCGGACAGGTCCTAAAATGCCTGGATCACAAGAACAATGAACTTGTAGCCATAAAGATAATCCGCAATAAGAAAAG GTTTCATCACCAGGCTCTCGTGGAGCTGAAGATCTTGGACGTGATAAAGAGGAAAGACAAAGACAACCTCCACAATGTCATCCACATGAAGGAGTACTTCTACTTCCGAAATCACCTTTGCATCTCCTTTGAGCTTCTGGG GGTGAACTTGTACgagctcattaaaaaaaacaacttccagGGCTTCAGCCTCGCCCTTATCCGGCGTTTCACTCATGCGCTTCTCAGGTGCCTGCAGATGCTGCACAGGGAGAAGATAATCCACTGTGACCTCAAACCG GAGAACATCCTTCTCTCTCAAAGAGGGCCAGGCAACATCAAGGTGGTCGACTTTGGATCAAGCTGCTATGAACAACAAAGAG TGTACACATATATCCAGAGTCGCTTCTACCGCTCTCCAGAGGTCATCCTGGGTCACCCTTACAGCATGGCCATCGATATGTGGAGTCTGGGCTGCATCCTAGCTGAGCTTTACACAGGCTATCCTCTCTTCCCTGGAGAGAGTGAAGTGGAGCAGATAGCTTGCATAATGGAG GTCCTTGGAATGCCTCCAAATGATTTTGTTCAGTCAGCATCGAGAAGGAGGTTGTTCTTTG ACTCTAAAGGAAACCCAAGAAACATCACTAACAGCAAGGGGAAGAAACGGAGACCCAGTTCCAAAGAGCTTTCAGCTGTGCTGAAAACGAATGATGCTGTCTTCTTAGACTTCATCAAACGCTGCCTCAG CTGGGATCCAAGTAAGCGCATGACTCCTGATGAGGGGTTACAGCATGAGTGGATCCTACAAGGAAATTTCAACAAAGTCCGGACCAGAACCAAGCCTGCAGCCAAGAAGACATCAGACAGTTCGACCAGCACAGACAAACAAGCTAACAGCCATCCTG AGACGGTCAGCTCGGAAAGCAACAGCAGCGACAAGCTGAAGAAAGACAGTTCAGAAACCGGAACAAAGATGGCTCCCGCAGAGCGTCTGCGTCCCATTGGGGCCTCAGCAGAAGAGGAGGTGTGTGAAAGTGAAGGCAAGCTGTCCACAGATACCAAGCGACAGGAATGCAGTGGAGAAAGGCCCATACACATCATCATCAAACCTCAAGAGGAAGACGACACAGAGAGGAAAGATATTCAGGAGCCATCTCAGGATTTGTCACCTGCTGTCTAA
- the dyrk4 gene encoding dual specificity tyrosine-phosphorylation-regulated kinase 4 isoform X3 has translation MWEDGTSPACCGFSLLHGCCWGRNRRVNPETSRPEAFPHPHRLPAEGNRIGTNRPCSQKFNSSVGTLPQLEPPVVQVMVSNAKNQQQQSDSILPQIASKGGPNNYQTQSDERPKPTQQFTTRFGTTADRVSVSRNSRIFINKLEKEKAYEGQKLPMSPLEALKNFQDRLTEFEKEEIMDYSEIWFLGLGSQKIEGSQGAPQNSGYDDEHGSYIRVLHDHIAYRFEVLEVIGKGSFGQVLKCLDHKNNELVAIKIIRNKKRFHHQALVELKILDVIKRKDKDNLHNVIHMKEYFYFRNHLCISFELLGVNLYELIKKNNFQGFSLALIRRFTHALLRCLQMLHREKIIHCDLKPENILLSQRGPGNIKVVDFGSSCYEQQRVYTYIQSRFYRSPEVILGHPYSMAIDMWSLGCILAELYTGYPLFPGESEVEQIACIMEVLGMPPNDFVQSASRRRLFFDSKGNPRNITNSKGKKRRPSSKELSAVLKTNDAVFLDFIKRCLSWDPSKRMTPDEGLQHEWILQGNFNKVRTRTKPAAKKTSDSSTSTDKQANSHPAETVSSESNSSDKLKKDSSETGTKMAPAERLRPIGASAEEEVCESEGKLSTDTKRQECSGERPIHIIIKPQEEDDTERKDIQEPSQDLSPAV, from the exons ACATCACGACCAGAGGCCTTCCCTCACCCTCACAGGCTCCCAGCAGAAGGCAACCGTATTGGAACAAATCGTCCCTGCTCACAG AAGTTTAATTCCAGTGTGGGGACTCTGCCTCAGCTCGAGCCACCAGTGGTCCAGGTGATGGTTAGCAATGCCaaaaaccagcagcagcagtcagaCAGCATCTTGCCCCAAATTGCCAGCAAAGGGGGTCCAAACAACTATCAGACACAATCG GACGAGAGGCCAAAGCCCACTCAGCAGTTCACCACACGGTTCGGTACAACAGCTGATAGAGTGTCAGTGTCTCGCAACAGCAGGATTTTCATCAACAAGctggagaaagagaaagcataCGAGGGTCAAAAGTTACCCATGTCACCTTTAG AAGCATTGAAGAACTTCCAGGATCGCCTGACGGAGTTTGAAAAGGAGGAAATCATGGATTATTCTGAGATCTGGTTCCTTGGTTTGGGTTCCCAGAAAATCGAGGGTTCCCAAGGAGCTCCACAGAACTCAGGATATGATGATGAACACGGAAGCTACATCAGG GTGTTGCACGACCACATTGCCTACAGGTTCGAAGTGCTGGAAGTGATTGGGAAAGGCTCCTTCGGACAGGTCCTAAAATGCCTGGATCACAAGAACAATGAACTTGTAGCCATAAAGATAATCCGCAATAAGAAAAG GTTTCATCACCAGGCTCTCGTGGAGCTGAAGATCTTGGACGTGATAAAGAGGAAAGACAAAGACAACCTCCACAATGTCATCCACATGAAGGAGTACTTCTACTTCCGAAATCACCTTTGCATCTCCTTTGAGCTTCTGGG GGTGAACTTGTACgagctcattaaaaaaaacaacttccagGGCTTCAGCCTCGCCCTTATCCGGCGTTTCACTCATGCGCTTCTCAGGTGCCTGCAGATGCTGCACAGGGAGAAGATAATCCACTGTGACCTCAAACCG GAGAACATCCTTCTCTCTCAAAGAGGGCCAGGCAACATCAAGGTGGTCGACTTTGGATCAAGCTGCTATGAACAACAAAGAG TGTACACATATATCCAGAGTCGCTTCTACCGCTCTCCAGAGGTCATCCTGGGTCACCCTTACAGCATGGCCATCGATATGTGGAGTCTGGGCTGCATCCTAGCTGAGCTTTACACAGGCTATCCTCTCTTCCCTGGAGAGAGTGAAGTGGAGCAGATAGCTTGCATAATGGAG GTCCTTGGAATGCCTCCAAATGATTTTGTTCAGTCAGCATCGAGAAGGAGGTTGTTCTTTG ACTCTAAAGGAAACCCAAGAAACATCACTAACAGCAAGGGGAAGAAACGGAGACCCAGTTCCAAAGAGCTTTCAGCTGTGCTGAAAACGAATGATGCTGTCTTCTTAGACTTCATCAAACGCTGCCTCAG CTGGGATCCAAGTAAGCGCATGACTCCTGATGAGGGGTTACAGCATGAGTGGATCCTACAAGGAAATTTCAACAAAGTCCGGACCAGAACCAAGCCTGCAGCCAAGAAGACATCAGACAGTTCGACCAGCACAGACAAACAAGCTAACAGCCATCCTG CAGAGACGGTCAGCTCGGAAAGCAACAGCAGCGACAAGCTGAAGAAAGACAGTTCAGAAACCGGAACAAAGATGGCTCCCGCAGAGCGTCTGCGTCCCATTGGGGCCTCAGCAGAAGAGGAGGTGTGTGAAAGTGAAGGCAAGCTGTCCACAGATACCAAGCGACAGGAATGCAGTGGAGAAAGGCCCATACACATCATCATCAAACCTCAAGAGGAAGACGACACAGAGAGGAAAGATATTCAGGAGCCATCTCAGGATTTGTCACCTGCTGTCTAA